Proteins co-encoded in one Halorussus salinus genomic window:
- a CDS encoding zinc metalloprotease, translating to MNRNVVVEDAEYGFAWCHVEERYFLETPDGGFREVNEAVVRLLEKVARGEIPLSALRTQAEGGAAVIDESHTSAEEALSLVEGYVEEGVLREDAPVVEILPPDDIALWPYVAGFLALVSVFGAAVASVVSNLSVAVVREVSVIHVAATMVLSAAYLAIHEYGHYAVSDRHFDPSVRFDFVNGVVPAVVTDTTGSWMLPRNRRILVNLAGPLVELAAGLPFVALYYLFPRSLLVQILVVSVFAHVVMSLNPLIHGDGFWILCDYFGLMNVRRKGIEDLTDLRPSWSAAYVVVSYGFGALVAVYMVVMLASFVGLVDVSLPVGLA from the coding sequence ATGAACCGGAACGTGGTCGTCGAGGACGCCGAGTACGGCTTCGCGTGGTGTCACGTCGAGGAGCGATACTTCCTCGAAACGCCGGACGGCGGCTTTCGGGAGGTCAACGAGGCGGTCGTTCGACTGCTTGAGAAAGTCGCTCGCGGCGAGATACCCCTCTCGGCGCTCCGGACGCAGGCCGAGGGCGGAGCGGCGGTGATCGACGAGTCGCACACGTCCGCCGAGGAGGCCCTGTCGCTGGTCGAGGGCTACGTCGAGGAGGGCGTCCTCCGCGAAGACGCCCCGGTCGTGGAAATCCTCCCGCCGGACGACATCGCGCTCTGGCCCTACGTCGCCGGGTTCCTCGCCCTCGTCTCGGTCTTCGGAGCGGCGGTCGCGTCCGTCGTCTCGAACCTCTCGGTCGCGGTGGTCCGGGAGGTGTCGGTCATCCACGTGGCGGCGACGATGGTCCTCTCGGCCGCGTACCTCGCCATCCACGAGTACGGCCACTACGCCGTCAGCGACCGCCACTTCGACCCGTCCGTGCGGTTCGACTTCGTGAACGGCGTCGTGCCCGCGGTCGTCACGGACACGACCGGGTCGTGGATGCTCCCGCGCAACCGGCGGATACTCGTCAACCTCGCCGGTCCGCTGGTCGAACTGGCGGCCGGTCTCCCGTTCGTCGCGCTCTACTACCTCTTCCCCCGGAGTCTCCTCGTCCAGATTCTGGTCGTCAGCGTCTTCGCACACGTCGTGATGTCGCTGAACCCGCTCATCCACGGCGACGGGTTCTGGATTCTGTGCGACTACTTCGGGCTGATGAACGTTCGTCGTAAGGGCATCGAGGACCTGACCGACCTCCGGCCGTCGTGGAGCGCGGCGTACGTGGTCGTCTCCTACGGCTTCGGCGCTCTCGTCGCCGTCTACATGGTCGTCATGCTGGCCTCGTTCGTCGGTCTCGTGGATGTCTCGCTTCCCGTCGGACTCGCGTGA
- a CDS encoding DICT sensory domain-containing protein — protein sequence MSNNLGVFIEDIRSVDRHLAVVNAEETDERVAELLNYFERYAFEVTTAMEVDALPEAFLVLSDGERCLAAIGVGTLHDYLIDALDAESFPPRYADDPRVVGAVQTFLTALDENVYSVECEDKISLLEISRVVEEQAGHEGAGTLHTGCQRLSRLRDERETWDTYRRIANSGVDVNLYGIPDWRPPEIDSITAFGDDEGDHVTDLWFVVYEADDDEASGALLAREVEPGRYTGFWTFRPERVREVAAYIQSDLQSELARLDGE from the coding sequence ATGTCAAACAACCTCGGTGTTTTTATCGAAGATATCAGGTCGGTCGATAGACATCTGGCGGTGGTGAACGCCGAGGAGACCGACGAACGCGTCGCAGAGCTACTGAACTACTTCGAACGCTACGCGTTCGAGGTGACGACCGCGATGGAAGTGGACGCACTTCCGGAGGCGTTTCTGGTCCTCTCGGACGGCGAGCGGTGTCTGGCCGCCATCGGCGTCGGGACCCTCCACGACTACCTCATCGACGCGCTGGACGCCGAGTCGTTCCCCCCGCGATACGCCGACGACCCGCGAGTCGTCGGCGCGGTCCAGACGTTTCTGACCGCACTCGACGAGAACGTCTACAGCGTCGAGTGCGAGGACAAGATTTCCCTTCTCGAAATTTCGCGCGTCGTCGAGGAACAGGCGGGCCACGAGGGGGCCGGAACGCTCCACACCGGCTGTCAGCGGCTCTCGCGACTCCGCGACGAGCGCGAGACGTGGGACACCTACCGCCGCATCGCCAACAGCGGCGTGGACGTGAACCTGTACGGCATCCCGGACTGGCGGCCGCCCGAGATCGACTCGATAACGGCGTTCGGCGACGACGAGGGCGACCACGTGACCGACCTGTGGTTCGTCGTCTACGAGGCCGACGACGACGAGGCCAGCGGCGCGCTCCTCGCGCGCGAGGTCGAACCGGGACGCTACACGGGATTCTGGACGTTCCGGCCCGAACGCGTGCGCGAGGTCGCGGCCTACATCCAGTCGGACCTCCAATCCGAACTCGCGCGACTCGACGGCGAGTGA